The Phaseolus vulgaris cultivar G19833 chromosome 10, P. vulgaris v2.0, whole genome shotgun sequence DNA window TCAAATGAAATGGAATTTCAGTTCGGTTTCTAGTTCTAGCTCAAAATTCCTTTCAAATCCGAAAATCTGAGATGTgtgtaaatagaaaatatatatttctggATTATAGAAatctttttaacaaattttcaCATAACATGGGAGTGCCGGGAGAAGGTGCAGGAAGGAACACTTTTGACATATTCTTCTCCCACCCAATACCACCTAGaatttgaaaactaaaaaagactttcgaattatataatccaaaaactaatcatacatataaaaaagactttcgaattacataattcataagttaattacaaatttgaaagaAGACTTCTCAATTAcgtaatctaaaatattacagaaagatatttttgaaaatacgaAATTTTATGGAAGTGAGagaagaatatatggaggtgcaagaagaagcaGTCCCATAGGCATAAGGTTGTTAtggaacttttttttttacttttcaataCCTCTTTATTCCATTATCACACACTCTTATGCATAATATTACTCACAAATAGAATCATCCAACCTCTTTGAAATCAGCACTAATAATAGGCCTTTGACTCCATTTATCACATTTCCTGAATATATATCCTCGTTAGTAAACAGAATGCACCCTCTGGCTAGGATGATTGAAAATGTGCAGACAAGCATAAACATATTTTTCCGAAGGTGTTTTCGTTTTAAGGTTTATTAATCAACTGTCTCATGAAAAAACACTGACAATTTTATCACGCctcaaaagaagaaaattttattgaacaaaattaGTAATACAAATAAACTACAAATATGCCCTAGTCCTGCCTTGGCTAGTTTGAATTCACCAAGGATGATTAACATTTCAGCAGCCCCAGCTGAAATTCATTTCAAAGCTAAAAATCAGCAATCACCAATGGTTCAAAATTATATAACCTCAGCTTCATTTAGAGGTGGTTGTAGATGCAGGTTTCAAATTGATATGAGACTTGTCGGCTTGATGCACATTATCAGAACTTTTTTCTCCACCAGCTTTCTCAAGCAAAACTTCCTTTTGCAATTCTTTCAACATCTCCTTCAAAGCTTTCTCTTCGTCCATCAGCTTAGAATCATTCAGGTTGGCTTCAGAGTTGTCAACTTTATGCATACCTGCTTTTTTTTCTGCTTCAAGTTGTTGAAGAGAAGCTTGTTTCTCCAGTGTCTTCATCATCATCTCTGATGTTCTCTCTTCCCCTTGTAATTGCATTTTCATTATAAGCTCAGCTTCCTTGTCTAGAGGCTTGAAATAGTCTTCAATGGCTGCCTCCTGCAAAGAATGTGCATCTTGTCATGCAACAAATTTGAGTGCcacaaatgaaaaaattatactGTACACAtggaaaataaatcaaatatcaTATAAGAACTTTCATATAATggatgaatattttaattaagataaaatatgaCAGTATGAATTTTTccattcaaaaagaaaaattgtagAATATGATTTGTCCAATTTTAATATCAACAAAAGTTGGAAAAAAAGAATGAATGTCACACAGAAGTTCTCACTGCATTTTGTGTTGGTATAACTTCTCAAGGgaaaaagaacaaataaaaCGTTTTGTTTAGAAGACAATGTGACTTCATATTACAGGTGACAGAAAAGGATTagaaatttcataaatttccaaaagaaaaaatacatttatataaATCCAAAATTTCTATTTTCCCATGAGTACAACTTACTGTTTCTTCCATCTTCTTATTCAAATTTTGCATCTCTTCAACCATTCGACGAATCTCGGATAAAATAATCTTCTCAGGTGCTTTATTTATGGCTGCTTTCCTTGCTTGGACCTTTTCAATGGGAAAACATCAGaatgaaaataaagaataaatttcaCACCAGCCTTCATCACCGCAATAAAAAATGAAGTTACAAGGTTAACCACAAATTAGAATCCAATTCGTTCAATGTTGGACTCAAGTCCCATACTTTAACTGGATACTAATGCAGGTCccatttgatttttaaaatagacTCACTTGGCTATTACAGTTTAAAAAGAGTCTTAACTTCACATGAAATGGCTCACAACATTCAATGCTTTGTTTTCTCGTGTTTTCTAAAAGACAACAGGAAACTAACACAAGCAAGAATGTAAATGTTTGTAGAAGAGAAAATGGTAGACCTGTTGTACGCGTTGCTCAAGCTGCAGCCTATAATGTCGTATTCTTCGCTCTTCATAACCAGAAAGCACCCTGACATAAAAGAGGGCTTTCCTCCCAAAGTCTAACAACTTATTCATGTTGACAAATCATCAACAACTATCTGTTTTGGAAATTTCTGTACACAGGAATCCAACTCAGAAATGCCAGGGAAAATACATATTCAAAATTGATTAAGCTGATAACTCCAGAAAGGATCAATTAATAAGTTTCATGCAACTGCCAAATAGAATCAAACCTCGGCTGAATTATCAGTAAACAAGACACAATATATGTCAAAATTAAAGCAGAAAGCCCTATTATCACTAAATGTATGTTTGGTAGTGAGGTTTAGAAGGGAAAAGGCagactaatattattattttcttctatAGCATTCAATCTCGTTAAAACTCGTAAAAGGGCCCAACAACTTCACAGATCAAATCTACCACCAAGACCCATTAAAGAAATAACACTTCAAACAAAATTTACAAAGCCATGCACTATTAACAGAGCGCCATCCACATAGAACAGCCCACAAAGAAAATCAACATTTACCAAACCAACCAACAATGATAGCCAAAGGGAAACTCAAAGCTGATTTAGGCATTTGACCAAACACATAGCTTGCAACCCACAAATCCCTTCATAGGAAATCAaacaaacatttaaaaattgcTCCAAACCCATCAATCAATCATTTTACAGAACCCCATGGTCACAATAACATCACACgcaattaaaactaaaatacttagaaaaattaaaatctatgCAATTAAAACAACCCACAAAAACTCCATGTATGTTAGTATGGCCAACAAGCTGTAGGAAGTCAAACGAATAACGAATTTCGCATGCccacaaagaaaaaaacaattttgaagACGAAACTAATAATGGGTTTCAAGTTCGAAGCTGATGAGTTAATAGATAGATCGTTGAGAAATGAAATGAGATTTAGTTACCTGAGTGAGAGTGATTGAAAGCCAATATCAGCGTCTCTTCATCATCGAACAATCTATCGCTTTTAACTCAAACAAAAATATTCTATCAGGTTTCGATTAGGTATTGCTTGTTGCAGAAATatgtaatgtaattttttaaggTCTTCATCAtttcgaaaaaaaaaaatagaaatattctGCAGCCtaataaaactaattattttaaattaaaattatattgaataCTTAAATgagattattaattttttttgaatattttatcttGAAATGGAATAAAGATTTGGTTGTTTGTAAGAATGTGAATCGACCTGAAGAtactttattaaatttataatagaaTAAATTGTGTTAATCACACTTTTTGAATTACAGAAATTCTTTTTTGTAACActgtcatatttttttaaatatttcaaaaggttttagtataatataaaaaaaatatttttaacccTGAAAACGTAGATGTAATGTTTTTAAACAATTAAAGAATAAGTAAAGTTATATAATTTCGTAACACTTTaagtatgatttttttatatataatatcattATGTAAAACATgttaagttaaatatttaaattgttgTTAGTCTAGTAAatatgattttcttttcttttaatttgtgaataGATTTTTGCTTCTTTTATTGGATTTATACTCAAAgtgtttactttttattttcttgattatgtaaattagatattataaatattagatataataagttattttgtttttttaatatttaatttattaatatatttttattagggTGATAAAACGGATTAGTCTGATCCGTTTTGGTCTGACCAGTCATTGATCCGCCCAAATCAGGACAGGACGGGCTGGTCCGCCAAGGTTATACATGTTGAATTTAGTAACCCATCCCGTTATAGAGCGGACTGGTCTgccactttaaaaaaaattgtataacttttttttgttttgtatttatttatttggatGTAGTTATTGATATCACTATTTTGACAATAAAGATGCAAGGAAGAGTAAAAAATttgaatcaaattttaatattttaataaaagaatgtttaatatctaacaaaataaagtaaatattaacaatactttAATGAATCAAATGATATATGaagaaattaatgtaaataaattttatataaaacattgaCCACCACCAACTTTAATTCCAAAAGAATGAAATTCATCTTTAAATCCcaaaaataaagaatgacaTGTTGGACCCCTCGTCCCACCGGGTTGGCGGGTTAGGTGGGTCGAGCCAATACAGACTAATGAGTTCTAAAAGTTGACATGTCTCACCTAAATGATGGTGGGTTGGTGGATCTGACCCACTTTGTCATTCCTAATTTTTactatataattattttctcttaAGTCATTGGGACATCCTTAAAATCTGACAATAGTAAGCTGCTGAGTCAAACTCTAATTAACAATACCGATTTCTTCGCATGGACAGCTGCTGACATGCCTGGGGTGAGTCCTAACATCATTACACGTTGTCTCTTTGTTTACAAAGAAGCAAGACCCATAGCtcagaaaaaaagaaaatgggTGAAGAAAAACGTGATGTCGCACGAGAAGAAACTCAGCAATTGATGAAGGTTGACTTCATAAAAAAAGCGCGTTACACAACATGGTCGGCTGACGTGGTCATGGTCAAGAAATCGAATGgtaagtggaggatgtgtgtagaCTACACCTATCTTAACAAAGCATGCCCTAAAGATTCCTACCCCTTGCAGAGCATCGATCGGCTCGTAGACGACGTAACAGGTCATACTATTCTAAGTTTCTTATATGCATATTTGGGATacaatcaaatccaaatgcacccAAATGACAAAGAGAAAACAACTTTATGAATGACTCCAACAACTTTTATTAtgaggtcatgccatttgggctaAAAAATGTTGGGGCCACTTATCAGAGAGTGATGGACTATATCTTCACAGACATGATCGACCGAAGTGTTGAAGTCTACGTAGACGACTTTATCATTAAATCTGACTCATGCAAACAACAAATGAAGGATCTACAAGAAATCTTTCAAGCCCTTCGTCACCATGGAATGAGACTGAATCCCGACAGGTGGGCATTCGGGGTCGAAAGTGGAAAATTCTTAGGTTTTATGCTCATTCATCGTGACATAGAAGCAAACCCCGGAAAATGTAAAGCAATCACTAAGATGAGAAGCCCTGAGAATGTCAAGGAAATTCAAAGGTTGATCGGACGAATTACAACACTTTCCATGTTTGTCCCAAAACTTGCACAAAAGTCTAAGCCTATTGTAAAGTTATTACGAAAAGCTTCCAAGTTCCAGTGGACGAACGAATGTGAAGGAATATTCCTTCAATTAAAAGCTTTCTTAGCGTCTCCTCCAGTCATTCAGAAACCAGACACCAAGGAACCTATAATTGTATATCTTGTCGTGTCAGAGGTGCAGTCAGCGCAGTATTGGTTCAAGAGGTGGAAGTAGAAGAACAACCAGTCTATTTCGGCAGTCAAGTACTTCATGGCGCCAAAGTCTGGTATCAAATGATTGAAAAGGTCGCCTTGGCCTTAGTCATAATCGCACAATAAATGTGTATGTACTTTCAGAATGATCGCATAATAGTAAGAACCGACTACCCCATTATGAAGATTCTAGCGAAACCAGATTTGGTCAGACGAATGATAAAATGGGCAGTGGaattatcaaaatttcaaattcaatatCATCCTAGGGGGATAATTATATCACAAACTTTGGCTAATTTTACAACTAAGTTTAGTCCTCGGCCGACCGAGGAGGGGAGCGCCCAATGGACTCTACACGTTGATGGTTCCTCTAATAGTAGATATGTGGTGCATGGGTAGTACTTGAAGGACCTGGAGATATCCTCATCGAGCAAGCTTTGAAGTTCGAATTTAAAACATCAAACAATTACGCTGAGTATGAGGCTATTATAGTCGGTCTCAATCTCGCCCTTGATTTGGAAGTGAAAAAGCTCATATGCAAAAAATGACATATACGAAAATTGATCAAATACAACCAGAATCGATTGGTCAACGGTGACATGGATGACCTCGCCCAGGTACCAAGCTGGGTCGAATTTTGGGTCCAATGAAAAGAGAATTTTTTTCGCCCTTCTGTATTATAAAAGTAATCCCGGTCGTCCGACTTCACAaagattttgaagtatttttctTTGAAGTTTTTGTATGAAGTAATGAAAGCTGCAAAACAAACATTCCCCGGTGGGCTCGATAAGGACAACCAACTCACATAAGTGTTGGGACGAGTACTATAATGAAACAAAAATGACTATGGTGTGGGAATAAGCTTGAAAATGTCACAAAGAACTCGGAACGCCTGAAGGGTCGCCACGAGTTGGGGTGTAGTTGGGTAGGAGCAACATTGAGGATTCGAAGGACCCCCATGGTAAAATCATCAAAAGGTAGGGTCATATGGAAGTCTGAAAAGAAggtattataaacaaaaaagaagtCTTGGGGTGCGTTTTCTCGACCGTGACAGACCTAGTCAATGTGACCACATATATGAGTCATCACTGCATCCGAAGGATAATCGGGTTTTATGAAGGAATTCTtggataaaaaattatctaaactATTGGAATCCCTGAAGCTAGTAGGGATTTTTAAAACAGAAGAGTCGACCTTCTTATAACTCAGACCCTCGGACGACCGATCAATTGAGTTGTCTGAACCACTCACTTCCCTTGCACTGCCAGATGCAGTGCGAGTGATAAAAGACTCAACATTAACAACACTATCATAGGGAtcggaagaagaagaagacattacTAACCTGAGTAAAGTACGAAGAGTGAAAGAAAGATTGGAAGGGTCAGCACTCGGAGCACTCAGTAAATCCTTTTGAAAGCAAAGCGTAAACCCTACTCTATTCAAATGCACTGATATTTATAGGAAACTATGGAGGAGAGAAGTAAGTGTGTCCTTCATTCAAAACCGTTAGATTCATATCCATCCATTGGTTAACATTACTCGACATGTGAAATTACACTGCATCTCAAGCGTCCAAGATATCTAATTGTACAATGCCCATTCAAGCAACAACTCTTTCTTAAAAAGCAAATGTCACATCCCTGCCAAACATTTAATGCACCTCATCATCACATCCCACCTCGAGAACTGTAATGGTTATATTTGGTTCTTCAGAAATTAATTTCTTTGAGCCTagggggcaagtgtactggtCAGTACCGGACGGACCAGTCTCAATCATATGACCGATCGGCTAAGTAAAATGATATAAACATGGTAAGTAACAACGGTTACGATGGCGTTGAATGAGTCAACCCACACTCCAGAAATACGGAAAATATCTCTAACATAATAGATAAAATCGATTAAACTGAAAGATACACCCCGTATATTAAGGAACCGCTATACACATCAGTTAACAACTGATATTCGACCTATAAGGGTCGATGCCCATAAACCAAGCACTATAAATAGAGCCTTCTGGGAAGAAGCAAGGTATGCTTTTGGCATTCTATAAAAATACACCTAAATCAAAGCACTGACTTGGTTCAAGTATGATTCTGGCCAGCTGTCGCTTCATTTGATCATTCAATTCTTAGAGGATTCGTATCTCCTCCTCGTTTTTCTAGTGCATGATTCACATCTCCTCCTTGTTCTTCTAGTGCATGATTCACATCTTGTCCTTGTTCTTCTGGTGCATCTCCGCCATCTCTCTGTAAGGTCTGGAACATAGCCATTTGCTCGGCCTCCGTCATTCTCTCTCTTGTCATCTGCCTACTTGAGACCATCTGCTTTTCAATACTATTTCGGCCCCTCAGTGGGTGCCAATTGTACTTGTATAGGGCCTAGATAATACCTGCTATCGGCTTGAACAATTTCCTCTTGTTCCTTGGTCGcttctccttctccttctttctctTATTCGCTTTCGGGTACTCAGTTGGGAGTAAACCTACAAAAGGTTatccgacgatcaagtaagtgCTCTATATAAAAGTGaataatatattgataaaatcaTCCCTTACTCTTGTGTGACAATACTTATTTATAGTGCTTATAATATGCTATTTCATTTATGGGTCGTACTTAATGCATATTTTTTCTAAACACAACATTACTTGATTTACCACATGTTACCGAATTTATAGCATATTATATGATTTATCATCTAtctctttattttatcttaatgtATTAAATCTATCCGATTGATCTACTTCTGATACCGAGTGACTTGATCCACTCGACTCCGACCGatacatatattattataacttttaaataataaaatatttattttcattcaaCTTAATTTTTCtcctttaaatttataaaatagatcTCGATATTCTCTCTACCAAAAAAacattcataataaaaaaaaatcactttgtaaagaaaatataaagattCATTTGTTTGTATTCTCTTTTTAACTTCTCATCCTTATACAGTAAAATCCTATGCTTTCACTTATATAAAACTCCTAAAGAAAGTcctatcaattattttattataagcaTTTTTACCGACATTTTCATATAATCACGTAACTGTAATAAACACTAACTATTAACAAAttcgaaaataaaaatattatttcaaaatcGAAAGTTGTTATATAAAAACTGCACCAATaatgattatattttatatatctatatgaaaaaaatattattattatgcacaacaaataacaaaaataaactataaattaattaataaaaaaagcaTAACGTGTGGTCAAGcgagattaaataaaaaaaatctaaataatacATTATAGAGTTAATGAAGAGATTTTAAAAGAGCATGTAATAACGTTGTTGACGTAACTGTTtgtataaaactattttaaagatACTTTAATAACTATGAATACAATGATTGtgttaaaatgaatataaaacaaaaagcCAAACCAAAAACGTGGGCTAAGGCTAAgcaaataacaacaataaaaaaaaacacccaCGTGGCAAGTTCTGGAGTGTCACAAACGGCGTCGTTTCTTTCCTGTGGGGCCTTCTACCTTTCCTTGGTAGTTCTTTTCTGTCCCACCAACAATGAAGAAATCGGATGCAACTTCGTTGGTTGCaataataaactatttttcaaagAAGATTTAAGACTTGCCAATCTCATAATTCTTCTATTAATCATCGTCACCATTATCCTTGATTCCGCTCTgtgttttcttttcatttttttattgttatttcaaTATTTCCCTTTTAAATCCTATCCCTGAAGAAAGTACCACTTTTTATCCCTTGTTATACTTTCTTTGGTTACCGAAGGCACCAACCAACCCTCTATgcatttttcacaaaatttaggAAGAAAAATAACCAAAGGGTTGAACTGCAATTGTGGTTTGGATTATTGATTGCTCCAAACCATGATCTTGAGTTTCTTGTGTGCTTTTGCTTTTTTCTTCAAGTTGTTCTACCACCTGCTTTGATCCGACCCCTTTGATCCACACACCTTTATTGTCTCATGGATGCTTTAAATCTAGAATTTTGGGATAAGGGTCGGTGAAAATTTTGGATTTTGCTTGGTGGGTTTTGTGTGTTAtgtgttgtttttcttttgttacatgTAATGGTCTTTCTGGGCACTTTAGAGGAAGATGGCTTCGCAGGAGACTCACTCTTGGACGTTGGGAGGACTTATTGGTGCTTTTATTGACCTTGTTCTAGCTTATTTCTTGTTGTGTGCTTCGGCTTTTGCTTTCTGTGTCTCCGAATGGTTTAGAATTTTTGGTCTTTCTTTGCCTTGTCCCTGCAAAGGGAGTTTTGGGTATAGGGATAGCCGTTTCTGTGTGCATAAACTGCTGCTTGAATGGCCTTCAAGGAAGATATGTTCCATTCAAGTTATGGCGATTAAAAGGTTCCCTTTTGATTTGGTTTGGATTCACGGTCATTCATTCAGTGCCAACGATAAAGTGGTTGCTGAGAGAATACATGATCATAGGGTTGTTGAGTTGGAAGATGAGGCATCTTGCAGTTCATGTTCCAGTCCGCATTTTTCTCCCTTTGTTGATAGGGAAAATGTGTATAATGCTAAGGGGAAGAAGGCCATGAGTACGAAACGTAGGTCTGGAATCCGTCGCCGGAGAAGGGGTAGTTCTGATCCTGGGAAAGTCTCTTCAGCTGTTCCATTAGATAATCTGCAATCTGATGTTGTCCTCACTCCTTTGTTGCCTTTTGATGGTAGAGGTAAAACCAATGCAACCACGAGTCCTACTTCAGGGAAAGGAGTTAGTGTAGTTGGTAAGTCTGAAGTTTCTGGCATAGCTTTTGTGCATTTGATGCTTTAAGATAAATTAACATGTTAGTGTGAATTTGTAGTCTCTAATATATGTTATAATACCTTCcatattttaacatattaatgATTCTTGCAAACTATCAAGGTCATCGTCTTGTGCTTATGATGACGAATGCTTGTCCTAGGATTGGGTTTGGTAACAAGTTGATTCTTATATTCTTGTTGAAGACCTGTTTattacacacacacatatatatatatttctatgATTCTATACATACTTGATGTTGGTTTTTGACTTGTTCTGATTTGTCATCCTTCTATTTAGATGGCGAAGATGATCAAACATGCCATGATTTGGATGAAAAGACCTGTCATAGTTATGAATTTAATGGATCGATGGTTGATAGTCCAGGACAGGACAAACGTTTATTGTCATTGGAACACTACATGGATAATGTGTGTGACAACGTCCAGATTGATCGTAATGAAGAGGACCGTTTCAAGATGTTAGAAATGGCACTTGAAGAAGAGAAAGCGGCCTACACTGCTCTTTACCTTGAGTTAGACAAGGAGAGAGCTTCAGCTGCTACTGCTGCTGATGAAACCATGGCTATGATTCTGCGCCTGCAGGAGGAGAAGGCATCACTGGAAATGGAGATGAGGCAATACCAGAGGATGATAGAAGAAAGAGTTGCTTATGATGAAGAAGAGATGGATATTCTGCAAGAGATCCTTATAAgaagggaaagagagaatcacttTTTGGAAGAGGAACTTGAATCTTATAGGCAGATGGATTCAAAAGG harbors:
- the LOC137818477 gene encoding uncharacterized protein — encoded protein: MNKLLDFGRKALFYVRVLSGYEERRIRHYRLQLEQRVQQVQARKAAINKAPEKIILSEIRRMVEEMQNLNKKMEETEAAIEDYFKPLDKEAELIMKMQLQGEERTSEMMMKTLEKQASLQQLEAEKKAGMHKVDNSEANLNDSKLMDEEKALKEMLKELQKEVLLEKAGGEKSSDNVHQADKSHINLKPASTTTSK
- the LOC137818539 gene encoding myosin-binding protein 7-like, producing the protein MASQETHSWTLGGLIGAFIDLVLAYFLLCASAFAFCVSEWFRIFGLSLPCPCKGSFGYRDSRFCVHKLLLEWPSRKICSIQVMAIKRFPFDLVWIHGHSFSANDKVVAERIHDHRVVELEDEASCSSCSSPHFSPFVDRENVYNAKGKKAMSTKRRSGIRRRRRGSSDPGKVSSAVPLDNLQSDVVLTPLLPFDGRGKTNATTSPTSGKGVSVVDGEDDQTCHDLDEKTCHSYEFNGSMVDSPGQDKRLLSLEHYMDNVCDNVQIDRNEEDRFKMLEMALEEEKAAYTALYLELDKERASAATAADETMAMILRLQEEKASLEMEMRQYQRMIEERVAYDEEEMDILQEILIRRERENHFLEEELESYRQMDSKGSDQLYGKAMVQHDQCGQRPPISVETYEDQSCKAMVPHDQRVQRPPISVETYEDQSCISYGKAMVQHDLCGQKTPISVETYEDRSTISFFKKDEITDISSSYMVSQTCTNSEDGEEPDKSIEKKAQMHDKLRRFFYDTDLDVLDIHVIEDNVEQREEENEKLSSSSLCSVTSEITTRYLEFGSRKVRSNNALRNCRRINKIENGNSVDGPSSQLLMLSNSRSNTLPFDYGSDSSSAFENEKLRIGNEIEILGERLRKVKYGKQKLSSFQENGESLKGRLKLLEDIANNLQKIKNMRNPVRGASLPPSSSKVSLRKRRSQSVNLEKGESS